One window of Leptotrichia sp. oral taxon 498 genomic DNA carries:
- a CDS encoding aldo/keto reductase, with protein sequence MKKTKIQEIEIPKVALGTWSWGFGGIAGGDSIFGNKLGKDELKPVFDRAMDLGLKLWDTATVYASGQSETILGEFVKDRSDAIISTKFTPELAEGRGDNAIFEFLDESLERLNKKVIDIYWIHNTKDMEKWAPKLVEVLRSGKVKKVGVSNHNLEQIKYVNNLLKEAGFQLHAIQNHFSLLYKTIETTGILDYCKENNIAVFSYMVLEQGALSGKYTKENPLPAGTRRGEAFPPETLAKLESLFYEMKILGGKYSATIPEIAIAWAIAKGTIPIIGVTKPNQVDDAKRAASVELSDEDVELMDRVAISTGVTVKGEWESSM encoded by the coding sequence ATGAAAAAAACAAAAATACAAGAAATAGAAATACCTAAAGTAGCATTAGGAACTTGGTCTTGGGGATTTGGAGGAATCGCTGGAGGAGATTCGATTTTTGGAAATAAATTAGGAAAAGATGAATTGAAACCTGTTTTTGATAGAGCAATGGATTTGGGACTAAAATTGTGGGATACTGCTACTGTTTATGCGAGTGGTCAATCTGAAACTATTTTGGGAGAATTTGTAAAAGATAGAAGTGATGCGATAATTTCTACAAAATTTACACCTGAACTTGCAGAAGGAAGAGGAGATAATGCAATTTTTGAATTTCTTGATGAAAGTTTAGAAAGATTAAATAAGAAAGTTATTGATATTTATTGGATACACAATACAAAAGATATGGAGAAATGGGCACCTAAATTGGTTGAGGTGTTAAGATCAGGAAAAGTGAAAAAAGTAGGAGTTTCTAACCACAATTTGGAACAAATAAAATATGTGAATAATCTTTTAAAAGAAGCTGGATTTCAGTTGCATGCTATTCAAAATCATTTTAGCTTACTTTACAAAACAATTGAAACAACTGGAATTTTAGATTATTGCAAGGAAAACAATATCGCAGTGTTTTCATACATGGTACTTGAACAAGGCGCTTTATCTGGAAAATATACAAAAGAAAATCCATTGCCAGCTGGAACAAGAAGGGGTGAAGCATTCCCGCCTGAAACTTTGGCAAAATTAGAGTCGTTATTTTATGAAATGAAAATTTTAGGTGGAAAATATTCTGCAACAATTCCTGAAATTGCAATTGCCTGGGCAATAGCAAAAGGAACTATTCCAATAATCGGAGTTACAAAACCTAATCAAGTTGACGATGCCAAAAGGGCTGCAAGTGTTGAATTAAGTGATGAAGATGTTGAGCTTATGGATAGAGTAGCTATTAGTACAGGTGTTACTGTGAAAGGTGAATGGGAAAGTTCGATGTAG
- a CDS encoding DKNYY domain-containing protein, translated as MNTLEVVDGENMTMLLYLKDKNNVYFINYKESEQKISDIDVGNAEDAGNDNYNIDIEIKKLESANSGSFKIDSIYGKDKNNLYFLNKKITGVNPKTFKVVGSNKLIIKDDKGVYYLGREEVKKIQNADLNTFEEVSKEYYRDKNNVYYYDNYDGDVKKVKGADAKTFEVIDGGYAIGRDKNAVYDRGKQIKGLDPVTFEDLSGNFYKDKNGVYYEGMLMKGIDPKSFEPFVNYTHVKDKNGIHHFYQKSNNVVVEKVEISPEIDLKTLQPIENYSEYSKDKNNVYYNFKKIEDADVKTFEPEGYSIGKDKTGVYYGTHKVSGVDVNSLEVLKNDFFKDKDNVYYKNKKIENFKPKNFEVIDYSLVKQNEDLYYFTEDENDNTKFVLLESKNVDIDTFQILDEDYTKDKNNTYYKGKIFKESDAKTLDIHYNENDKGYKIRDKKKVYKTKK; from the coding sequence ATGAATACTCTAGAAGTCGTGGACGGAGAAAACATGACGATGCTTTTGTACTTAAAAGATAAAAATAACGTTTATTTTATTAATTATAAAGAAAGTGAACAGAAAATTTCAGATATTGATGTCGGAAATGCAGAAGATGCGGGAAATGATAACTATAATATCGATATTGAAATAAAAAAATTAGAGAGTGCAAATAGCGGCAGTTTTAAAATAGATTCTATATACGGGAAAGATAAAAATAACTTATACTTTTTAAATAAAAAAATAACAGGTGTAAATCCTAAAACTTTTAAAGTTGTTGGCTCAAATAAACTTATTATCAAAGATGATAAAGGGGTTTATTATCTTGGAAGAGAAGAAGTGAAAAAAATCCAAAATGCTGATTTAAATACTTTTGAAGAAGTATCGAAAGAGTATTATCGAGATAAAAATAATGTTTATTATTATGATAATTATGATGGCGATGTAAAAAAAGTTAAAGGGGCAGATGCAAAAACTTTTGAAGTAATAGATGGTGGTTATGCGATAGGAAGAGATAAAAATGCTGTTTATGACAGAGGAAAACAGATAAAAGGCTTGGATCCCGTGACATTTGAAGATTTGAGCGGAAATTTTTACAAAGATAAGAATGGAGTTTACTATGAGGGAATGCTGATGAAGGGAATTGATCCAAAATCTTTTGAGCCATTTGTCAATTATACACATGTGAAAGATAAAAATGGAATACACCACTTTTATCAAAAGAGCAATAACGTTGTTGTTGAAAAAGTTGAAATTTCTCCAGAAATTGATTTGAAAACTTTACAACCTATTGAAAATTATTCTGAATATTCAAAAGATAAAAATAATGTCTATTATAATTTTAAAAAAATAGAAGATGCAGATGTAAAAACTTTTGAGCCTGAAGGATATTCCATTGGGAAAGATAAAACAGGAGTTTATTATGGAACACATAAAGTAAGTGGTGTAGATGTAAATAGTCTTGAAGTTTTGAAAAATGATTTTTTCAAGGATAAAGACAATGTTTATTATAAAAATAAAAAAATAGAAAATTTTAAGCCAAAAAACTTTGAAGTAATAGACTATTCTTTAGTAAAACAAAATGAAGATTTGTACTATTTTACTGAAGATGAAAATGATAATACAAAATTTGTCCTATTAGAAAGTAAAAATGTCGATATTGATACTTTTCAAATTCTTGATGAAGATTATACAAAAGATAAGAATAATACCTATTACAAAGGTAAAATTTTTAAGGAATCAGATGCAAAAACTCTTGATATACATTATAATGAAAATGATAAGGGGTATAAAATAAGGGATAAGAAAAAAGTGTATAAAACAAAGAAATGA
- a CDS encoding BamA/OMP85 family outer membrane protein produces the protein MRNKIYALIVVVTLFVSMNNMSQAAEEGEKTVESKNEIRQKKPESTTLAANTTTSSSSTSSATTATENEEDETSGAVTSQEQSEELKSTDEETYSSTDSDEEVQEQGKKDKKKKVKKSKEKKERNQAVVNRSDLKVGKINISNLKQLPEDLIRSKIPVQTGENYSNKDLSDIYLALKRERYISNVNTVPNINGDAVDIDIAVDENPNAQEVLQSQLQYEENQKETNFTITSVDIQGIKTLNKEDYLNNLPVKVGDKLIPQKAIDGAQELFKSGYFSTVEPKIDRKADNTVSIMYEVQENPAVQSINIQGNTLFTNAQLEEALGIKKGEILNGNLLNPDSNGIIGLYSKNGYSTARIESITVGETGDVNIGLSEGIVKDISFEKSTPKNDNDRQSSKRTKLRTKDYVLERYLEVKPGQVLNNSDLESSIRELYRTGIFTRVTPELYGSETDPNERNIKFIVEERPTTTINGSISYGTSVGLVGGLKLADDNFLGRDQQASINLEASNKGDKTFSIDWFDPWVKGTERVQMGSSVYWTQSVDDDADWDELEKVKTIGTRWTIGKGLNKDIYVRLSARYDHKKEIYSGGDVKDKYNLIAATPELIYDTRDNVNDPTKGLYADFTYERGDLLKDPRKYDRFEADLRAFHPLFGKRNVMAYRAVWGSTGSGTPDAMRFSVGGAETLRGYEYGAFDGYDQFYASIENRTKINDTVQLVAFFDIGNAWQKEGINPATGRRTYSPDRKNSHKFKDLKKGYGVGLRLNTPVGPLRFDYGWPMDPEKPGKKKDKGKFYFSFGQSF, from the coding sequence ATGAGAAATAAAATTTATGCTTTAATTGTGGTGGTTACATTATTCGTTTCTATGAATAATATGTCGCAAGCAGCTGAAGAAGGAGAAAAAACGGTTGAAAGTAAAAATGAAATAAGACAAAAAAAGCCAGAATCAACAACATTAGCAGCAAACACCACAACAAGTTCTTCATCAACATCATCGGCAACAACAGCAACTGAAAATGAAGAAGACGAAACATCGGGAGCGGTAACATCTCAAGAACAGAGTGAAGAACTAAAGTCTACTGACGAAGAAACTTATTCTTCGACAGATTCTGATGAAGAAGTTCAGGAACAGGGAAAAAAAGATAAAAAGAAAAAAGTAAAAAAATCTAAAGAAAAAAAAGAAAGAAATCAAGCAGTAGTAAACAGAAGTGATTTAAAAGTCGGAAAAATAAACATTTCTAATTTAAAACAGTTGCCAGAAGATTTGATTAGGTCAAAAATTCCAGTTCAAACTGGAGAAAACTACTCGAATAAAGATTTGAGCGATATTTACTTAGCGTTAAAAAGAGAGCGATATATCTCAAATGTAAACACAGTTCCAAATATTAATGGAGATGCGGTAGATATTGATATTGCAGTTGATGAAAATCCAAATGCACAAGAAGTTCTTCAGTCACAATTACAGTATGAAGAAAATCAAAAAGAAACAAATTTTACAATAACAAGTGTAGATATTCAAGGAATTAAAACTTTAAACAAAGAAGATTATTTAAATAATCTTCCAGTAAAAGTGGGAGATAAACTTATTCCACAAAAAGCAATTGATGGAGCTCAAGAATTATTTAAGTCAGGTTATTTCTCAACCGTAGAGCCAAAAATAGATAGAAAAGCTGACAATACAGTTTCAATAATGTATGAAGTACAAGAAAATCCAGCTGTTCAAAGTATAAATATCCAAGGAAATACTTTATTTACTAATGCTCAATTGGAAGAAGCATTGGGAATAAAAAAAGGAGAAATTTTAAATGGTAATTTATTAAATCCTGATTCAAATGGAATAATCGGATTATATTCTAAAAATGGGTATTCAACTGCAAGAATTGAGTCAATAACTGTTGGAGAAACTGGAGATGTAAATATTGGTCTTAGTGAAGGTATAGTTAAAGATATATCTTTTGAAAAATCTACACCTAAAAATGATAATGACAGACAGAGTAGTAAAAGAACCAAATTAAGAACAAAAGATTACGTTTTGGAAAGATATTTGGAAGTAAAACCAGGACAAGTATTAAATAATAGTGATTTAGAAAGTTCAATAAGAGAATTGTACAGAACAGGTATTTTTACAAGAGTAACACCAGAGCTTTATGGAAGTGAAACTGACCCAAATGAAAGAAATATAAAATTTATAGTGGAAGAAAGACCTACAACAACAATTAATGGAAGTATTTCTTACGGTACTTCAGTTGGATTAGTTGGAGGACTTAAATTAGCGGATGATAACTTTTTAGGAAGAGATCAACAGGCTTCAATTAATTTGGAAGCATCAAATAAAGGGGATAAAACATTTTCAATAGACTGGTTTGATCCTTGGGTAAAAGGAACTGAAAGAGTTCAAATGGGTAGTTCTGTTTATTGGACACAATCTGTTGACGATGACGCTGACTGGGACGAACTTGAAAAAGTTAAAACAATAGGAACAAGATGGACAATAGGTAAAGGATTAAATAAAGATATTTATGTAAGACTTTCAGCGAGATATGATCACAAAAAAGAAATTTATTCAGGAGGAGATGTTAAAGATAAATATAATTTAATAGCAGCAACTCCAGAGTTAATTTATGATACAAGAGATAATGTAAATGACCCGACAAAAGGGCTTTATGCAGATTTTACTTATGAAAGAGGGGATCTTTTGAAAGACCCTAGAAAATATGATAGATTTGAAGCTGATTTAAGAGCATTTCATCCATTATTTGGTAAGAGAAATGTAATGGCATATAGAGCAGTTTGGGGTTCTACAGGAAGCGGAACTCCTGATGCAATGAGATTTAGTGTTGGAGGAGCTGAAACACTTCGTGGATATGAATATGGAGCATTTGATGGATATGATCAATTTTATGCAAGTATTGAAAATAGAACAAAAATCAATGACACAGTGCAATTGGTTGCATTCTTTGATATAGGAAACGCTTGGCAAAAGGAGGGAATAAACCCAGCGACTGGAAGAAGAACTTATTCACCTGACAGAAAAAATTCACACAAATTCAAAGATCTTAAAAAAGGTTATGGAGTAGGACTTAGATTAAATACGCCAGTTGGACCATTAAGATTTGATTACGGTTGGCCAATGGACCCTGAAAAACCTGGTAAGAAAAAAGACAAAGGTAAATTTTATTTCAGCTTTGGACAATCATTCTAA
- a CDS encoding RNA polymerase subunit sigma: MNIEIVQICDITLAVKFALKTKTKIEYFPFEYEKNIEFLFSKNKVDFLENSYKAENIEEWFDYCLNLGLEDIKILLPVLSKNLNIPDDLNSNKIKLICYFKNNLILYFTPKWKKISGGWNIIYTARKYESSINGKLKFYDNTEGFKNVLNKIAILADKINFSNFGNIFRKAFSILNGESFENIRNTFYGQTLFKIPKINARLFYSAKISNVFGGMGSWNDSPPYYAHEKGLESKYDSLTEELLTQIRLALLYSVNEW, encoded by the coding sequence ATGAATATAGAAATTGTACAAATTTGTGATATTACATTAGCCGTAAAATTTGCCTTAAAAACAAAAACTAAAATCGAATATTTTCCTTTTGAATATGAAAAAAATATTGAATTTCTATTCTCTAAAAACAAAGTGGATTTTTTAGAAAATAGCTACAAAGCTGAAAATATTGAAGAATGGTTTGACTATTGTTTAAATTTAGGATTAGAAGACATAAAAATTTTATTACCTGTCTTATCTAAAAATTTAAATATTCCCGACGATTTAAATTCAAATAAGATTAAACTTATTTGCTATTTTAAAAATAATTTGATTCTTTATTTTACACCAAAATGGAAGAAAATAAGTGGTGGCTGGAATATTATTTATACTGCTCGCAAATATGAGAGTTCTATCAATGGAAAACTTAAATTTTATGATAATACAGAAGGTTTTAAAAATGTATTAAATAAAATAGCAATTTTGGCTGATAAAATTAATTTTTCAAATTTTGGAAATATCTTTAGAAAAGCTTTTAGCATTTTAAATGGGGAAAGTTTTGAAAATATAAGAAATACTTTTTATGGACAAACTCTTTTTAAAATACCTAAAATAAATGCAAGACTTTTTTATTCCGCCAAAATTTCTAATGTTTTTGGTGGAATGGGTTCCTGGAATGACAGTCCTCCTTATTATGCACACGAAAAGGGGCTTGAAAGTAAATATGACAGTCTTACGGAAGAACTTTTGACACAAATTAGGCTTGCTCTTTTATATTCTGTAAATGAATGGTAA
- the lpxD gene encoding UDP-3-O-(3-hydroxymyristoyl)glucosamine N-acyltransferase encodes MYNIKEIANLINGKIIGNNEIKFTRLAPFFNANEEELAFAADEKMLKNIEKCNAGALIIPEIPNLPENKTFIVVDENPREIMPILLNYFKPKIKPFEKAIEDSAVIDKTANISKINTYIGHNVKIGKNVVIYPNVSIFEGTEIGDGTIVYPNVTIREFCKIGKRCIFQPGAVIGSDGFGYIKVKGNNVKIEQIGNVILEDEVEIGANTCVDRGAIGDTIIKKGTKIDNLVHIAHNDIIGSNCFIIAQVGISGSVEVGNNTILAGQVGVAGHLKIGNNVVIAAKSGVTNNVPDGKQMSGFPLREHIDDLRIKMSMGRVPELVKKVKKLERKLEDK; translated from the coding sequence ATGTATAATATAAAAGAGATAGCAAACTTAATAAATGGAAAAATTATCGGAAATAATGAAATAAAATTTACAAGGCTAGCTCCTTTTTTTAATGCAAATGAAGAAGAACTGGCTTTTGCCGCAGATGAAAAAATGTTAAAAAATATCGAAAAATGTAATGCTGGAGCGTTAATAATTCCCGAAATTCCAAATTTGCCAGAAAATAAGACGTTTATCGTGGTAGATGAAAATCCAAGAGAAATAATGCCAATCTTGTTAAATTACTTTAAGCCTAAAATAAAGCCTTTTGAAAAAGCAATAGAAGATTCAGCAGTGATAGATAAAACAGCAAATATTTCAAAAATTAATACGTACATAGGTCATAATGTAAAAATAGGAAAAAATGTTGTTATTTATCCAAATGTTTCAATCTTTGAAGGTACAGAAATTGGTGATGGGACAATTGTATATCCAAATGTTACAATCAGAGAATTTTGTAAAATTGGAAAAAGATGTATTTTTCAGCCAGGAGCAGTAATTGGTTCAGATGGATTTGGTTATATAAAAGTAAAAGGGAACAATGTAAAAATAGAGCAAATTGGAAATGTAATTTTAGAAGATGAAGTAGAAATAGGAGCAAATACTTGTGTTGACAGAGGAGCAATTGGCGATACGATAATAAAGAAAGGAACTAAAATCGACAATTTAGTTCATATCGCTCACAATGACATAATAGGGTCAAATTGTTTTATAATAGCACAAGTGGGAATTTCTGGAAGCGTAGAAGTTGGAAATAATACAATTCTTGCAGGTCAAGTGGGAGTGGCAGGTCACTTAAAAATAGGAAACAATGTTGTAATTGCTGCAAAATCAGGTGTTACGAATAATGTACCAGATGGAAAACAAATGTCAGGATTCCCACTAAGAGAGCATATAGATGATTTGCGAATAAAAATGTCTATGGGAAGAGTTCCAGAACTGGTAAAGAAAGTAAAAAAATTGGAAAGAAAATTAGAAGATAAATAA
- a CDS encoding putative quinol monooxygenase yields the protein MLLIFNIFELGIKEGEKNAYVAVGKNNITKSVFNDKGTLGMYLVQEKENPNMTYMFEVYEDEKSYQEHIKSEQYKEFLRQSPIILTNHKKKIQVMPEYMGDKKFVQTRNTRVNYVTVDVKEGFNDAFREIVLDEMKQSIKKEEGVYVIYAATAIGNPNKWYFFEIYENEKAYQKHRKTAHFKKYIEQTENIIENKEFINIEGIKLLNKGNLNYVK from the coding sequence ATGCTACTAATTTTTAATATTTTTGAACTTGGTATCAAAGAAGGCGAAAAAAATGCATATGTGGCAGTTGGTAAAAATAATATTACAAAATCAGTTTTTAATGATAAAGGGACACTTGGGATGTATTTGGTTCAGGAAAAAGAAAATCCCAATATGACTTATATGTTTGAAGTTTATGAAGATGAGAAAAGTTACCAGGAACATATCAAGTCAGAACAATATAAAGAATTTTTAAGACAATCACCAATAATCTTGACTAATCATAAAAAGAAAATTCAAGTAATGCCAGAGTATATGGGAGATAAAAAGTTTGTGCAAACAAGAAATACTCGTGTAAATTATGTTACAGTTGATGTAAAAGAAGGATTTAATGATGCTTTCAGGGAAATTGTACTTGATGAAATGAAGCAGTCGATAAAAAAAGAAGAAGGTGTTTATGTGATTTATGCTGCAACAGCAATAGGAAATCCGAATAAATGGTACTTTTTTGAAATTTATGAAAATGAAAAAGCGTATCAAAAACATAGGAAAACAGCTCATTTTAAAAAATATATTGAGCAAACGGAAAATATAATTGAAAACAAAGAATTTATAAATATTGAAGGTATAAAATTATTAAATAAAGGTAATTTAAATTATGTAAAATAA